AATAAAAGCTACCATCTTGAATCCATCAAATCATGAGTACAGTATAACTTTCTAAGTTGTTAATTTTGTATGACAATAACTACAGCTAACACTAAACCATTAGACTGTTATTTACATTCAGCTATTGAAATTAATTTAAAATTGACATTTGTTTTTCAAAGACAGTCTGTAAAATGTACATTAAGATATGAAATTGCAAAAAGTAACGTTTAAAGGTCAAAACATTTCTCCAATATATTATAACGCAGAGAAACAAGCTAAGAAAATATCAAAAGGGAAGGTAGGGTCATATAAAGTTCTTAAattggagagaggggggaaaggtgTCACTGAAATTATGATTTGTACAATTTTTACATTCCAGTTCGTTTTCATCTTCTGGATATTAGCAAATAATTCACTGGCCAGTGTAAAGAACAGTGCAGCTAGCAAACAAACAATAAACTAATTTATTGTAAAACAACACTGAGATTGGGGAAAGTGCTTATTCATGTTTGAATTCCCTGATTAATACGTTCTCGAGCACTCAGTAATTCTTCTATCAAATTGGGGCGAACGCAGAGATGACGTTAGAGATCCCAATATAAAGTAGCCTCGATGCGTATTCCAGAGGGATTAATTTGTCCTCAAAACACTCCACTCAGCGTCTCCCATGCCTTCAATGTAAACAGAAACCAATGGATTGACTGCCCTGTGGCCAAGATTAATCCGCCAAACGCCTGCAAGTACATCATTAAGATTATGCTGGATTTTGGTGTAGTGTGTGCTATGTGTGGGGTTGGACAAAGAAAAGGTGATGTACGTGTTCCTGCTCTTCAACTGTCTCTAAATAACGCAGTAAGCTTCCCTGGGCGTCTGTGTGCTTTGAAAACAAGGGAAGTGGGTTCTGAAGCAAATCCTCAGCTCTTTGTTGAAGATAAAGCACAGGATGGGGTTGACCCCCGCCTGAGCAAATGTCATCCACACGGCAGCGGTCAGGTAGACCTGTGGGATAGTGCTGGCTTTGACAAAGACCCGCAGGTAGCAGGCCACAATGTAAGGAGACCAGAGCAGCAGGAAGAGGACGGTGATGATGTAGAACATCCTCCCGATTCTCTTTTCCATCTTGAATTCATCCAAGACCAGGAGTCTCTTGTTCTGGTTGTGGGTGGTCTGCCTGATGCCCaccagggttgggggggtgggcccCCTGCCGAAGCCGGCGATCCAGTTGGCGGCCGCTTGGCCCGTGGCCCCGGGGCCGTGAAACGTCCAGTTTTGGCTGATGGCCGGGATGAGCTGGGCGGGCTTCATCTTGCGGTGGTCGTACACGAAGAAGATGAGCTTGACATAGACCATGTGGGTGGCGGCGATGATGACCGCCAGCATCAGCATGAAGCCCAGGGTGTCGTTCGCCTTCACGTAGCGGTGCTCGAAGATGCACTGCTCCTCCTCCCGGATGAATTTGTAGGTGCCCACGTCGAAGACGGGCGGGAAGGCCATGGCCACGGACAGCGTCCACACCATGCAGATGACCGCCACGCAGGTCCACACGGTCATCCGCTTGGAGTAGAAGCGGTGGTGGGCGATGGCCATGTACCTGGTGATGCTGATGCAGAACATCATGAAGGCGGCGTGGAAGCAGAAGAGGACGGCGGCGAACGCGATGATCTTGCAGCTGAGCAGGCTGTAGGCCCAGGCCGAGCCGCTGCTGATGGAGATCATGACAAAGGGGAAGCAGAGCAGCGAGCGCGCAATGTCGGCCAGGCACAGGTCCAGGAGGAAGTAGTAGGGAGCCCGGTGCAGGCTCGGCTCTTTGAAGATGAGGAAGGAGAGCAGCAGGTTCCCGGTCAGGCTGATGCAGATGATCAATCCCAGAGAAGCCAGTTTGACGGCGGAGGCGGTGATGGCGTAATTCTGAAGAGAACTGTTGGTCTCTTCCAACTCACTGGCGTTCGCCATGTATGAAAAGCTGACAGCCTCGATCCTCCCTGTTCAGCCGCTCAATCTTTCCATTTCCATCGGAAAGGGCAAATCACAAAGTTCCTCCTCATCTTCGCTGGGAACCCCGTTGCCCAGGGGACCTCCTGAACCAAATGATTATTATTGTTGTTATTCCCTCCTTGCTTTTGTTTgccttcatccaccctgcagaccaATCATTTCTGAAATAGGAACGGGAGACATTTGTTTAACTGAATTCGATCTGCTCTCTTaaacccccagcagcagcagcagcttgtGCAGTGTTTACCAAACCCAGTAACGGTGAAACCAcaatacatacaaacacacacacacaatcgtcCAGAAGGTAACACGGGTTGAAAATCAGAATAAATACTAATACCTCTTCTTTCCCAGCCATGGCAGGGAGCAGAACTTCCGGTGAGTGGTAATAGAATGACTTTAGGGTTAGAATGAGTCTGCGCAGAAGAGAAGGtggtggcagcccccccccccccccgccgccgccttaAAAAGATGCCAATCCCTTTGTTTTCAGCCGGTAAAATCCCTGACCCCCGCCTTCTGGCCAGCCCGGGATCCGAGCTTTCTCTTTGCATGGAGGCAAATCCAATCCTTCCAGCCCAACTGCGCAGGTTCCCTGCTGCACTGTGCAAGAATAtcatctccacccccctccccaccccaccctcaattCCCCCCCTGGCAAAGCAGGGTCGCTCTTCCGTGCTGCTGCCTCTCTCCACAAGGTACCCCAGAGTGACTGGCTCTAACCAGTGTTGATAAATACAAAGAAATGACAGTCTGTCGTCTCCTGTTTTTATTTTTCAACTATTCGCAACACAAACCGTGTCCACATAGATATATGATAGCAAGAGTCCATTATACATCAGTGGGAATAGGAaactcttttttgtgtgtgtgtgttctgtttgCTGCCGATTGCATTGATAACCCGGAGGATTTGTTCTCGAGGGTACGTTACACGGCAATTCGCCCCCATCTGTGAGTTGCAGAGATGAAAGCCTGACCCTGGAAATGTCGGTTCCCGCTGCACATATGCATAGTAACTCAATAAATACAAACACATACAGAAAAACATACAACGCACGGTTGACAAGAATTAACACCTTAACTGCAGTCAGAATGTCGCTGCTATCCTGTTGGTTTTCGATTCGGGGTGGGGACGAGGGGTGGGGTGGAATTAAGACTTTCGAAATACATCGCAATCTCTGCCCACCTTGTTGTTTAAATCCGATGCACGTTTTGTATTGT
This DNA window, taken from Scyliorhinus torazame isolate Kashiwa2021f chromosome 13, sScyTor2.1, whole genome shotgun sequence, encodes the following:
- the gpr27 gene encoding probable G-protein coupled receptor 27, coding for MANASELEETNSSLQNYAITASAVKLASLGLIICISLTGNLLLSFLIFKEPSLHRAPYYFLLDLCLADIARSLLCFPFVMISISSGSAWAYSLLSCKIIAFAAVLFCFHAAFMMFCISITRYMAIAHHRFYSKRMTVWTCVAVICMVWTLSVAMAFPPVFDVGTYKFIREEEQCIFEHRYVKANDTLGFMLMLAVIIAATHMVYVKLIFFVYDHRKMKPAQLIPAISQNWTFHGPGATGQAAANWIAGFGRGPTPPTLVGIRQTTHNQNKRLLVLDEFKMEKRIGRMFYIITVLFLLLWSPYIVACYLRVFVKASTIPQVYLTAAVWMTFAQAGVNPILCFIFNKELRICFRTHFPCFQSTQTPREAYCVI